From Vitis vinifera cultivar Pinot Noir 40024 chromosome 14, ASM3070453v1, a single genomic window includes:
- the LOC100242704 gene encoding loganic acid O-methyltransferase: MNGGNGQYSYTRNSSIQRWGVEASKALIGEAVWEKLDTNFSTLFNIADLGCSVGPNTFIVVENIIESVKLKYPSPNPNSEGIEFQVFFNDLASNDFNTLYRSLPRDREYAASIVPGSFHGRLFPKSSLHFIHSSYTLHWLSKVPKELLDKNSPAWNKGRISYGSAPNEVVQAYSAQFAKDMGSFLKARAQELVHGGLMALIIPCLPVDTSPSECPLIAVMDLLGDSLMDMARMGLISEAKVDSFNFPKYYPTQHELKTLIERNGYFSIDRTEPLAQSTTHARDLNFQIFISHTRAAWEGVIKMHFGSDIIDGLFDRFMKKVLKFSPLISRHSSKQIAEIFVLLKRKAS; this comes from the exons ATGAATGGTGGAAATGGCCAGTATAGTTACACTCGCAATTCGTCTATCCAG AGATGGGGAGTCGAAGCATCGAAGGCCTTGATTGGTGAGGCAGTTTGGGAGAAACTTGATACCAATTTCTCGACCTTATTCAATATTGCAGATTTGGGGTGTTCTGTGGGACCGAATACATTTATTGTGGttgaaaatattatagaatCTGTGAAACTCAAGTACCCATCCCCCAATCCGAACTCAGAAGGCATAGAATTTCAGGTGTTCTTCAACGATCTTGCCTCCAATGATTTCAACACACTTTACCGGTCTTTGCCTCGTGACAGGGAATATGCTGCATCCATTGTCCCAGGTTCTTTTCATGGCCGCTTATTTCCCAAATCATCCCTTCATTTTATTCACTCCTCATATACACTTCATTGGCTCTCCAAGGTCCCAAAAGAGTTGCTAGACAAGAACTCTCCTGCATGGAACAAGGGGAGGATCTCCTATGGGAGTGCTCCAAATGAAGTTGTCCAGGCTTACTCAGCTCAATTTGCCAAGGACATGGGATCTTTTCTGAAAGCTAGGGCACAAGAACTTGTCCATGGAGGTCTCATGGCGCTTATCATTCCATGCCTCCCAGTTGATACATCACCTTCCGAATGCCCCCTAATTGCAGTTATGGACCTACTAGGAGACAGTCTCATGGACATGGCTAGAATG GGATTGATCAGTGAAGCTAAAGTGGACTCCTTCAACTTCCCTAAATACTACCCCACTCAACATGAGTTAAAGACCCTCATAGAGAGAAATGGATACTTCAGTATTGACAGAACTGAACCACTGGCTCAATCCACGACTCATGCAAGAGAtcttaatttccaaattttcatttccCACACAAGAGCTGCATGGGAAGGAGTTATCAAAATGCACTTTGGAAGTGATATCATTGATGGACTGTTTGATCGGTTCATGAAGAAAGTGTTGAAGTTCTCGCCCTTAATTTCAAGGCACAGCAGCAAGCAGATCGCCGAAATATTTGTCCTCCTCAAACGCAAAGCCAGTTGA